A window of Choloepus didactylus isolate mChoDid1 chromosome 21, mChoDid1.pri, whole genome shotgun sequence contains these coding sequences:
- the C21H16orf92 gene encoding fertilization-influencing membrane protein has product MSRSEAESWLFLDAPDFFDYPDTDEARLLALSKFIGEEPVNFVNTDSGSGFFHHILVAALGAAVFFLLYQFCTHMSCQKGA; this is encoded by the exons ATGTCGCGCTCAGAAGCAGAGTCTTGGCTCTTCTTAGATGCCCCTGACTTCTTCGATTACCCAGACACAGATGAAGCCAGGCTCCTGGCCCTGTCCAAGTTTATTGGTGAGGAGCCTGTCAATTTTGTAAACACAG ACTCCGGCTCCGGGTTCTTCCACCACATCCTGGTGGCCGCCCTGGGGGCAGCCGTCTTCTTCCTCCTTTACCAGTTCTGCACCCACAT GAGCTGCCAGAAAGGGGCCTAA
- the TLCD3B gene encoding ceramide synthase isoform X1, with product MLTPMVAGGVVFPGLFLLSKNTLQRLPQLRWEEADAVIVSARLVSSVQAIMASTAGYIVSTSCKHIIDDQHWLSSAYTQFAVPYFVYDIYAMFLCHWHKHQVKGHGGDDGGPSAPGSTWAVARGYLHKEFLMVLHHAVMVLVCFPLSVVWRQGKGDFFLGCLLMAEISTPFVCLGKILIQYKQQHTLLHKVNGALMLLSFLCCRVLLFPYLYWAYGRHAGLPLLAVPLALPAHVNLGAALLLAPQLYWFSLICRGACRLFRPRGSPPPSPCQTQD from the exons ATGCTGACCCCGATGGTGGCTGGGGGGGTGGTGTTCCCCGGACTCTTCCTGCTCTCCAAGAACACGCTCCAGCGGCTGCCCCAGCTGCGCTGGGAGGAGGCCGACGCGGTCATTGTCTCAGCCAG GCTGGTATCCTCCGTCCAAGCCATCATGGCCTCCACGGCTGGATATATTGTCTCCACCTCCTGCAAGCACATCATCGATGACCA ACACTGGCTTTCCTCTGCCTACACGCAGTTTGCAGTGCCCTACTTCGTCTACGACATCTACGCCATGTTCCTCTGCCACTGGCACAAGCACCAGGTCAAGGGGCACGGTGGGGACGACGGGGGGCCCAGCGCCCCGGGCAGCACCTGGGCTGTGGCCCGTGGCTACCTGCATAAGGAGTTCCTCATGGTGCTCCACCACGCCGTCATGGTGCTGGTGTGCTTCCCGCTCTCGGTG GTGTGGCGTCAGGGCAAGGGGGATTTCTTCCTAGGCTGCTTGCTGATGGCAGAGATCAGCACCCCCTTTGTCTGCCTTGGCAAGATCCTCATCCAG TACAAGCAGCAGCACACGCTGCTGCACAAGGTGAACGGAGCCCTGATGCTGCTGAGCTTCCTGTGCTGCCGGGTGCTGCTCTTCCCCTACCTGTACTGGGCCTACGGGCGGCACGCGGGCCTGCCCCTGCTCGCCGTGCCCCTCGCCCTCCCGGCCCACGTCAACCTGGGCGCCGCGCTGCTGCTGGCCCCGCAGCTCTACTGGTTCTCCCTCATCTGCCGTGGGGCCTGCCGCCTCTTCCGGCCCCGGGGCTCCCCGCCGCCCTCCCCCTGCCAGACCCAGGACTGA
- the TLCD3B gene encoding ceramide synthase isoform X2 — protein sequence MLTPMVAGGVVFPGLFLLSKNTLQRLPQLRWEEADAVIVSARLVSSVQAIMASTAGYIVSTSCKHIIDDQHWLSSAYTQFAVPYFVYDIYAMFLCHWHKHQVKGHGGDDGGPSAPGSTWAVARGYLHKEFLMVLHHAVMVLVCFPLSVVWRQGKGDFFLGCLLMAEISTPFVCLGKILIQGEGPEEGVPCAICLGLVRGLTRGTGESENMDIPAPLLQPPLHSPVTREGRMPRLTPMALRRRRLHPLPAPFQGRPA from the exons ATGCTGACCCCGATGGTGGCTGGGGGGGTGGTGTTCCCCGGACTCTTCCTGCTCTCCAAGAACACGCTCCAGCGGCTGCCCCAGCTGCGCTGGGAGGAGGCCGACGCGGTCATTGTCTCAGCCAG GCTGGTATCCTCCGTCCAAGCCATCATGGCCTCCACGGCTGGATATATTGTCTCCACCTCCTGCAAGCACATCATCGATGACCA ACACTGGCTTTCCTCTGCCTACACGCAGTTTGCAGTGCCCTACTTCGTCTACGACATCTACGCCATGTTCCTCTGCCACTGGCACAAGCACCAGGTCAAGGGGCACGGTGGGGACGACGGGGGGCCCAGCGCCCCGGGCAGCACCTGGGCTGTGGCCCGTGGCTACCTGCATAAGGAGTTCCTCATGGTGCTCCACCACGCCGTCATGGTGCTGGTGTGCTTCCCGCTCTCGGTG GTGTGGCGTCAGGGCAAGGGGGATTTCTTCCTAGGCTGCTTGCTGATGGCAGAGATCAGCACCCCCTTTGTCTGCCTTGGCAAGATCCTCATCCAG GGAGAAGGACCAGAGGAAGGAGTGCCATGTGCCATCTGCTTAGGGCTTGTGAGGGGACTGACGCGAGGGACTGGGGAGTCAGAGAACATGGACATCCCAGCCCCTCTGCTGCAGCCTCCTCTCCACTCCCCCGTCACCCGGGAGGGGAGGATGCCCCGGCTGACCCCCATGGCCCTCCGCAGGCGCCGGCTgcaccccctcccagcccccttcCAGGGGAGGCCAGCCTGA
- the DOC2A gene encoding double C2-like domain-containing protein alpha isoform X1, whose amino-acid sequence MRGRRGDRMAINIREHMAINVCPGPIRPIRQISDYFPRRGPGPEGGGGAYGETPARLAPLALGSPAALLGATTPEDGVEVDSYDSDDTTALGTLEFDLLYDQASCTLHCSILRAKGLKPMDFNGLADPYVKLHLLPGACKANKLKTKTQRNTLNPVWNEDLRYSGITDDDITHKVLRIAVCDEDKLSHNEFIGEIRVPLRRLKPSEKKHFNICLERQVPLASPSSMSAALRGISCYLKELEQAEQGPGLLEERGRILLSLSYSTRRRGLLVGIVRCAHLAAMDVNGYSDPYVKTYLRPDVDKKSKHKTCVKKKTLNPEFNEEFFYEMERSALATKTLEVTVWDYDIGKSNDFIGGVSLGPGARGEARKHWDDCLQQPDTALERWHTLTSELPPAAALPSA is encoded by the exons ATGAGGGGCCGCAGGGGCGACCGCATGGCCATCAACATCCGGGAGCACATGGCCATCAACGTGTGCCCTGGGCCCATCCGGCCCATCCGCCAGATCTCTGATTACTTCCCCCGCCGGGGACCAGGACCCGAAGGGGGGGGCGGGGCCTATGGGGAGACCCCGGCTCGCCTGGCGCCCCTGGCCCTGGGCTCGCCAGCGGCCCTCCTTGGGGCCACCACGCCTGAGGACGGAGTGGAGGTGGACAGCTATGACTCGGACGATACCA CTGCCCTGGGCACGCTGGAGTTTGACCTTCTCTACGACCAGGCCTCCTGCACTCTGCACTGCAGTATCCTCAGGGCCAAG gGCCTCAAGCCCATGGATTTTAATGGCCTTGCCGACCCCTACGTCAAGCTGCACCTGCTACCTGGAGCCTGCAAG GCCAATAAGCTGAAAACCAAGACTCAGAGGAACACGCTGAACCCTGTGTGGAACGAGGACCTGAGGTACAGCGGCATCACGGACGACGACATCACCCACAAGGTGCTCAG GATCGCCGTCTGTGACGAGGACAAACTGAGCCACAATGAGTTCATCGGGGAGATCCGCGTGCCCCTCCGCCGCCTCAAGCCCTCAGAGAAGAAGCATTTCAATATCTGCCTCGAGCGCCAGGTCCCG CTGGCCTCACCCTCTTCCATGTCGGCGGCGCTGAGGGGCATCTCCTGTTACCTGAAGGAG CTGGAGCAGGCTGAGCAGGGCCCCGGCCTGTTGGAGGAGCGCGGCCGGATACTGCTGAGCCTCAGCTACAGCACTCGGCGCCGGGGGCTGCTGGTGGGCATCGTGCGCTGCGCCCATCTGGCTGCCATGGACGTCAATGGCTACTCTGACCCCTACGTCAAGAC GTACCTGAGGCCAGACGTGGATAAGAAATCTAAGCATAAGACATGTGTGAAGAAGAAGACTCTAAATCCAGAATTTAATGAG GAGTTTTTCTATGAGATGGAACGCTCTGCTCTGGCCACCAAGACCCTGGAGGTCACGGTCTGGGACTATGACATCGGCAAATCCAACGACTTCATCG GTGGTGTGTCCCTGGGGCCGGGAGCCCGGGGGGAGGCCCGGAAACACTGGGACGACTGTCTGCAGCAGCCGGACACAGCACTGGAGCGCTGGCACACCCTGACCAGTGAGCTGCCCCCCGCGGCTGCCCTGCCCTCGGCCTGA
- the DOC2A gene encoding double C2-like domain-containing protein alpha isoform X2 — translation MRGRRGDRMAINIREHMAINVCPGPIRPIRQISDYFPRRGPGPEGGGGAYGETPARLAPLALGSPAALLGATTPEDGVEVDSYDSDDTTALGTLEFDLLYDQASCTLHCSILRAKGLKPMDFNGLADPYVKLHLLPGACKANKLKTKTQRNTLNPVWNEDLRYSGITDDDITHKVLRIAVCDEDKLSHNEFIGEIRVPLRRLKPSEKKHFNICLERQLASPSSMSAALRGISCYLKELEQAEQGPGLLEERGRILLSLSYSTRRRGLLVGIVRCAHLAAMDVNGYSDPYVKTYLRPDVDKKSKHKTCVKKKTLNPEFNEEFFYEMERSALATKTLEVTVWDYDIGKSNDFIGGVSLGPGARGEARKHWDDCLQQPDTALERWHTLTSELPPAAALPSA, via the exons ATGAGGGGCCGCAGGGGCGACCGCATGGCCATCAACATCCGGGAGCACATGGCCATCAACGTGTGCCCTGGGCCCATCCGGCCCATCCGCCAGATCTCTGATTACTTCCCCCGCCGGGGACCAGGACCCGAAGGGGGGGGCGGGGCCTATGGGGAGACCCCGGCTCGCCTGGCGCCCCTGGCCCTGGGCTCGCCAGCGGCCCTCCTTGGGGCCACCACGCCTGAGGACGGAGTGGAGGTGGACAGCTATGACTCGGACGATACCA CTGCCCTGGGCACGCTGGAGTTTGACCTTCTCTACGACCAGGCCTCCTGCACTCTGCACTGCAGTATCCTCAGGGCCAAG gGCCTCAAGCCCATGGATTTTAATGGCCTTGCCGACCCCTACGTCAAGCTGCACCTGCTACCTGGAGCCTGCAAG GCCAATAAGCTGAAAACCAAGACTCAGAGGAACACGCTGAACCCTGTGTGGAACGAGGACCTGAGGTACAGCGGCATCACGGACGACGACATCACCCACAAGGTGCTCAG GATCGCCGTCTGTGACGAGGACAAACTGAGCCACAATGAGTTCATCGGGGAGATCCGCGTGCCCCTCCGCCGCCTCAAGCCCTCAGAGAAGAAGCATTTCAATATCTGCCTCGAGCGCCAG CTGGCCTCACCCTCTTCCATGTCGGCGGCGCTGAGGGGCATCTCCTGTTACCTGAAGGAG CTGGAGCAGGCTGAGCAGGGCCCCGGCCTGTTGGAGGAGCGCGGCCGGATACTGCTGAGCCTCAGCTACAGCACTCGGCGCCGGGGGCTGCTGGTGGGCATCGTGCGCTGCGCCCATCTGGCTGCCATGGACGTCAATGGCTACTCTGACCCCTACGTCAAGAC GTACCTGAGGCCAGACGTGGATAAGAAATCTAAGCATAAGACATGTGTGAAGAAGAAGACTCTAAATCCAGAATTTAATGAG GAGTTTTTCTATGAGATGGAACGCTCTGCTCTGGCCACCAAGACCCTGGAGGTCACGGTCTGGGACTATGACATCGGCAAATCCAACGACTTCATCG GTGGTGTGTCCCTGGGGCCGGGAGCCCGGGGGGAGGCCCGGAAACACTGGGACGACTGTCTGCAGCAGCCGGACACAGCACTGGAGCGCTGGCACACCCTGACCAGTGAGCTGCCCCCCGCGGCTGCCCTGCCCTCGGCCTGA